One window of Paenibacillus sp. FSL K6-3182 genomic DNA carries:
- a CDS encoding SAM-dependent methyltransferase: protein MNKVESFQNKLIEFSDKFDSLAGRYDHTVNNSSEMENLIDEYSKFVTNRSNHEAWDLLGHHDSNDILQLVVDLRRKSAFCVAIMEKYRALKLHEGNAEITDYFKNIESCIEEEFGSFQLSSDSKVLLIGSGAFPMTPILIAKRTGAEVVGLDIDDEAIELGRSVVEKFSIGFNIRLENRLVENLDFTKVATHIIFSSTVENKYDILDQLYSLTNKHVVVAMRYGEQIKSLFNFPMKAVNAQKWKLVEQVRRPDHLFDIALYQKA, encoded by the coding sequence ATGAATAAGGTGGAGAGTTTTCAAAATAAATTGATTGAATTTTCAGATAAATTTGATAGTTTAGCAGGTCGATATGATCATACGGTTAACAATAGCTCGGAGATGGAAAATTTAATAGATGAATATTCGAAATTCGTAACAAACAGAAGTAACCATGAAGCTTGGGATCTACTTGGACATCATGATTCCAATGATATCCTTCAACTTGTGGTGGATCTGAGAAGAAAATCGGCATTTTGCGTTGCGATTATGGAGAAATATCGTGCATTAAAGCTTCATGAAGGAAATGCTGAGATAACCGATTATTTCAAAAACATAGAATCGTGCATCGAAGAAGAATTTGGGAGCTTCCAACTATCCTCGGATTCAAAAGTGTTATTAATAGGCTCAGGTGCATTTCCGATGACGCCCATTTTGATTGCGAAGCGCACTGGAGCGGAGGTCGTTGGTTTAGATATTGACGATGAAGCTATTGAGCTTGGCAGGAGCGTTGTAGAGAAATTTAGCATTGGCTTTAATATTCGATTAGAGAATAGGCTGGTGGAAAATCTTGATTTTACGAAAGTGGCGACCCATATCATTTTTAGCTCAACCGTTGAAAATAAATATGACATATTGGATCAACTCTATTCATTGACCAATAAGCATGTCGTTGTGGCAATGAGATATGGAGAACAAATAAAATCATTATTCAATTTCCCAATGAAAGCGGTGAACGCTCAAAAATGGAAGTTGGTTGAACAGGTAAGACGTCCAGATCATTTGTTTGATATTGCATTGTACCAAAAAGCATAG
- a CDS encoding diaminopimelate epimerase: MKQEIDFIKFNPTQNMTILVKSNHPVDEYKHIATKMMSYDNVNAEQVGFIEKSNKKEADAHLIMAGGEFCGNACMSLAAFIASEKGLDQDALAELRLEVSGTDKLIMCQVRKMANEYLCQVAMPVPNKIEKRTIKHDGCDLDVILVSYQEFTHIVIEVEQFDKWNRDKAQRLAKLFGSTLKANLVGILLYKSQSAELAPLIYVPHLDSMIWERGCGSGTASLGAYLAWKNKKGVVAQIKQPGGTIKVMADCYKEVLASLKIEGSVGIVAQGKAFIEV; encoded by the coding sequence ATGAAACAGGAAATAGATTTTATTAAATTTAATCCAACACAAAATATGACGATTTTAGTTAAATCGAATCATCCTGTTGATGAGTATAAGCATATTGCAACAAAAATGATGTCCTATGACAACGTGAATGCGGAGCAAGTAGGTTTTATCGAAAAATCGAATAAAAAAGAAGCGGATGCACATTTGATCATGGCTGGAGGTGAGTTTTGCGGGAATGCGTGCATGTCATTGGCAGCTTTTATTGCGTCAGAAAAAGGGTTAGATCAGGATGCCTTGGCGGAATTACGATTAGAGGTATCAGGAACAGATAAATTAATCATGTGCCAGGTAAGAAAAATGGCAAATGAATATTTATGTCAAGTTGCTATGCCAGTTCCTAACAAGATAGAAAAGAGAACGATTAAACATGACGGTTGCGATCTGGATGTTATTCTAGTGAGTTACCAGGAGTTTACTCATATTGTGATAGAAGTAGAGCAATTTGATAAATGGAATAGAGATAAAGCGCAAAGATTAGCTAAATTATTTGGATCAACTTTAAAAGCAAACTTGGTTGGCATTTTATTGTATAAATCACAATCTGCTGAATTAGCTCCGCTGATTTATGTTCCGCATCTAGACAGTATGATCTGGGAAAGGGGTTGCGGTTCAGGTACTGCTTCATTGGGTGCTTATCTAGCATGGAAAAATAAGAAGGGAGTTGTTGCACAAATAAAACAACCCGGTGGCACGATTAAAGTAATGGCGGATTGTTATAAAGAAGTACTTGCAAGTCTTAAAATTGAAGGATCTGTTGGAATTGTTGCGCAGGGCAAAGCTTTTATAGAAGTGTAG
- a CDS encoding GNAT family protein: MLKKRDLQECHSLYDLMMDPAVFPYVRYNCQLYEQYLFITKQLIVEEEQETCISRTIINENGHPIGTIDLYDIVNKTGFLATWIGTPYFGKGYNQRAKESFFSELFLEHNIETVFLKVRKQNIRSRKAIEKLPYAKLANDINHQIYKSINNAQQIYDLYKVERLDFLDCNKVMQHDIAT; encoded by the coding sequence ATGTTAAAAAAACGTGATTTGCAGGAATGCCATTCACTGTATGACTTAATGATGGATCCTGCGGTTTTTCCTTACGTTCGTTATAATTGCCAATTATATGAACAATACTTATTCATAACCAAACAGTTGATCGTTGAAGAAGAACAGGAGACATGTATATCTAGAACAATTATAAATGAGAATGGACATCCCATTGGTACCATTGATCTATATGATATTGTTAATAAAACCGGCTTTTTAGCCACATGGATTGGAACTCCTTATTTTGGAAAAGGTTATAACCAACGAGCGAAGGAATCTTTTTTTAGTGAACTATTCCTTGAGCATAATATCGAAACGGTATTTTTGAAAGTCCGTAAACAAAATATTCGATCGAGGAAGGCGATAGAAAAATTACCGTATGCCAAATTAGCAAATGATATAAACCATCAAATATATAAATCGATAAATAATGCGCAACAGATCTATGATTTGTATAAAGTGGAGCGGTTAGACTTTTTAGATTGCAATAAAGTCATGCAACATGATATTGCTACGTAA
- a CDS encoding nicotianamine synthase family protein, with amino-acid sequence MEVYSSGSILLTSNTTRIQMVDGFIAFIREVNELLQKEVDLSPANQLVANMIRRLSLQLRSHYLPEEVQAVLSNEYIRMNQRNLQDKLSEAEFLVELGDSLHISKSEDSVLDNIRRLSYWNIYMALVSEELSTLRRITRADGQKVKSRIVFVGSGPMPLSPIILHLIGDVEVLCLEIDPVAYDASCFLLKRMGLGNKVTVVLENGSDFDYSSYSRVFVASLVRDKLGVLNQIKRTSPDSLVAVRTAEGMKRIMYEAVDESQLKKQGWRILTRTWPEETLVINSTLFLESMTTPAIPG; translated from the coding sequence ATGGAGGTTTATTCATCTGGTTCTATTTTACTTACAAGCAACACAACAAGAATACAAATGGTTGACGGCTTTATCGCTTTTATCCGTGAAGTAAATGAACTTCTTCAAAAAGAAGTTGATCTGTCTCCTGCTAATCAATTAGTTGCGAACATGATTAGGCGCCTTTCACTTCAATTACGTTCCCACTACTTACCGGAGGAGGTACAGGCCGTTCTAAGCAACGAATATATTCGAATGAACCAACGAAATTTGCAGGATAAGTTGTCAGAAGCCGAATTTTTAGTAGAGTTAGGCGATTCTCTTCACATTAGCAAATCAGAGGATTCCGTCTTGGATAACATTCGAAGGCTGTCTTACTGGAACATTTATATGGCCTTAGTTAGTGAGGAGCTGTCCACTCTTCGCCGGATTACTCGAGCGGATGGTCAGAAAGTGAAGTCTCGGATTGTCTTTGTTGGAAGTGGGCCGATGCCTCTAAGTCCTATTATTTTGCATCTTATCGGGGATGTTGAGGTTCTCTGCTTGGAAATTGATCCTGTGGCCTATGATGCATCATGTTTTTTGCTCAAGCGTATGGGATTAGGGAATAAAGTGACTGTTGTATTGGAGAATGGATCAGATTTTGATTATAGCTCTTATAGTAGAGTATTCGTAGCTAGTCTCGTTAGAGATAAGCTTGGGGTGCTGAATCAAATTAAACGTACATCCCCAGATTCTCTAGTAGCTGTTCGAACAGCTGAGGGAATGAAGCGAATCATGTACGAAGCGGTTGATGAATCACAGTTGAAAAAGCAAGGGTGGCGGATTCTGACGCGAACTTGGCCTGAAGAAACGCTAGTCATTAATTCGACCTTGTTTCTTGAAAGTATGACTACTCCTGCTATACCTGGTTGA
- a CDS encoding SDR family oxidoreductase → MIAIIGATGTIGSELLKRLADLGVPARALSREPEMLRNRLGDADKSTIEVAGADAADPESLRRAFAGVKQLFLTISNSPRQAEMEMTIIRLAAEAGIEHIVKISSPAFEELSPVAVAGWHRDIESFLSESGMTSTVLRPYAFMQNLLRHVPTITAQGAFFGVMGDAPCNFIDCRDIADVAAEILTNQEAAGRIYTLTGSEIYSYPQIADKLSALLGKTIRYINVEPQVMLRNLTDQGRMPPWLANHVVEIQTMSTLVPERPTDDVTRLLGRQPRTLDGFLQENVEIFR, encoded by the coding sequence ATGATAGCGATTATTGGAGCAACAGGCACGATAGGGAGCGAACTTTTGAAACGTTTGGCCGATCTTGGGGTGCCCGCTCGGGCACTCAGCAGGGAACCGGAGATGCTGCGCAACCGGCTCGGAGATGCAGATAAATCCACGATCGAGGTGGCAGGGGCAGATGCCGCCGATCCCGAATCGCTTCGTCGCGCGTTTGCGGGAGTGAAGCAGCTCTTCTTGACCATATCCAACAGCCCGAGACAGGCCGAGATGGAAATGACGATTATTCGCCTCGCCGCCGAAGCTGGCATCGAGCATATCGTCAAAATATCCAGTCCAGCCTTCGAGGAGCTCTCGCCCGTGGCAGTCGCCGGCTGGCATCGCGATATCGAATCGTTTTTGAGCGAGTCCGGTATGACTAGCACGGTATTGCGTCCCTATGCGTTCATGCAAAATTTGCTGCGCCATGTTCCGACGATTACAGCTCAAGGTGCTTTCTTCGGCGTCATGGGCGATGCGCCTTGCAATTTCATCGATTGCCGGGATATAGCGGACGTTGCAGCAGAAATTCTGACCAACCAGGAGGCCGCCGGACGTATTTATACGCTTACCGGATCGGAGATCTACAGCTATCCGCAGATCGCGGATAAGCTATCCGCTTTGCTAGGCAAGACGATTCGCTACATAAACGTGGAGCCTCAAGTGATGCTTCGCAATCTGACTGATCAAGGGCGCATGCCACCTTGGCTCGCAAACCACGTTGTGGAAATTCAGACGATGTCTACGTTGGTGCCGGAAAGGCCAACGGACGATGTCACGCGTTTGCTCGGCAGACAGCCCCGAACGCTGGACGGGTTTCTGCAAGAGAATGTGGAAATATTTCGGTAG
- a CDS encoding MarR family transcriptional regulator codes for MTNDKNVMMDSQAVPSLVQTKRQIERYGLNVDAQAVLVASRLMAAGAKLEHAAEIHFSRFGLSTGRYRLLADLEDHQGEELPSQLAEHLGVTRATVTGLIDNLERDGYVSRRTSSADGRQKSVILTENGASKLRDMASEHFERLEAMVRLLTVEERSVFLDLLGRVTQGMSALSDEQGASKENGSIQKG; via the coding sequence ATGACGAACGATAAAAATGTAATGATGGATAGTCAAGCTGTTCCTTCACTTGTCCAAACGAAACGTCAGATTGAGCGCTACGGGTTGAACGTCGATGCGCAAGCCGTACTTGTCGCGTCTAGGCTGATGGCCGCTGGAGCCAAGCTTGAACATGCCGCGGAAATTCATTTTTCCAGATTCGGTTTGTCCACAGGCCGGTATCGTTTATTAGCGGATCTTGAAGATCATCAAGGCGAAGAGCTGCCCTCGCAATTAGCGGAGCATCTAGGCGTAACGCGTGCTACCGTGACGGGGCTTATCGACAATCTCGAACGGGACGGTTACGTATCCCGCCGGACCAGTTCGGCGGATGGCCGTCAGAAGTCAGTCATCTTAACTGAGAATGGAGCGAGCAAGCTTCGCGACATGGCTTCAGAGCACTTCGAGAGACTGGAAGCGATGGTCCGCTTGCTTACGGTCGAGGAGCGCAGTGTATTTCTCGATTTGTTAGGCCGGGTGACGCAAGGCATGTCAGCATTGAGCGACGAGCAGGGCGCATCCAAGGAAAATGGTAGCATACAGAAAGGGTAA
- a CDS encoding glycerophosphodiester phosphodiesterase family protein produces the protein MKIRGVAHRGYPVKLPENTLSSFQAAINLSFTHLELDVHLTKDGVPVLMHDFAIDRMTDGQGLIRDYTLEELKRFRVKEIETIPTLEEAMKLLKGNISVLIELKQTGDRYPGLEEAVLDVVRRTNTLDQSRIISFDHFSIARTRELDPNIELGMICGGSMPYVFPFMKEIRCTYLGVHKQFMTPKYAEMIAEHGIESGPWPIDTIEDMELIAKNYPTSLVTTDNLELWADFYRKHPELHIS, from the coding sequence ATGAAAATCAGAGGTGTAGCGCATAGGGGTTATCCGGTGAAATTGCCGGAAAACACATTATCTTCGTTTCAGGCGGCCATTAACTTGTCCTTTACCCACTTGGAGCTGGACGTCCATTTGACTAAGGACGGCGTGCCCGTGCTGATGCACGATTTTGCCATTGACCGTATGACGGACGGGCAAGGTTTGATCCGGGATTATACGTTGGAGGAATTGAAAAGGTTCCGTGTGAAGGAAATAGAAACGATCCCGACGCTGGAGGAAGCGATGAAATTGCTCAAGGGCAACATTTCTGTGCTTATCGAATTAAAGCAAACTGGAGACCGGTATCCAGGGCTGGAAGAAGCGGTGCTGGATGTTGTTCGCCGTACGAATACATTGGACCAATCGCGGATTATCAGCTTCGACCATTTTTCCATAGCACGTACTAGAGAACTTGATCCTAATATTGAATTGGGAATGATTTGCGGTGGCAGTATGCCTTACGTTTTCCCGTTTATGAAGGAGATCCGCTGTACGTATCTTGGGGTGCATAAACAATTTATGACGCCGAAATATGCGGAAATGATTGCGGAGCACGGCATTGAATCCGGCCCTTGGCCGATTGATACGATTGAGGATATGGAGTTAATCGCAAAAAATTATCCGACATCTCTGGTTACAACTGACAATCTGGAGCTTTGGGCGGATTTCTACCGCAAACATCCCGAATTACACATATCTTAA
- a CDS encoding MgtC/SapB family protein — protein sequence MNDALAGAVSDIVRHFKLYYEAYVRIVLSALVGLAVGWDRETKSKPAGLKTYMYVCVACSLITLISIHSVGILSGQYQNTMMDPMRLAAQIVAGLGFLGAGVILKDGLKVKGLTSAADLNLTVKKY from the coding sequence ATGAATGATGCTCTGGCAGGCGCCGTGTCAGATATCGTACGTCATTTCAAACTATACTACGAAGCGTATGTGCGAATCGTCCTAAGTGCGCTTGTCGGTTTAGCCGTTGGCTGGGACAGGGAGACCAAGAGCAAGCCTGCTGGCTTGAAAACATATATGTACGTCTGCGTAGCTTGCTCCTTAATTACGCTGATTTCCATTCACAGCGTCGGCATTCTAAGTGGTCAATATCAAAACACGATGATGGACCCTATGAGGCTGGCCGCTCAGATTGTGGCGGGGCTCGGTTTTCTCGGGGCGGGTGTTATTCTGAAAGATGGATTGAAGGTGAAGGGATTAACTTCGGCGGCGGATTTGAATCTGACAGTTAAGAAATACTAG
- a CDS encoding metallophosphoesterase: MMRLALFGDLHFFDNKFVQGNEELLRAKECFYEKYLQKLFEIEADLHISLGDLTHMGTEAEFENVYQYICSSGVSFRQVLGNHDAYELPKTKLQSLIDQPLNDVFETSEALFVFVDSTREMDPQDYSGHLNPEQLEWLEAQMLVSPSKPILVFAHHPLYNTTTGSLDEKMHIDPTIDMRAILQKRQGNCFYFNGHNHVHSIVKEGQWNFIQTAAGLCHPSIRIVEIDKSEVRTRIVAIEDEELVRAAQVLYEKLPLYHRPLNAYGQNADRDQIMMF, from the coding sequence ATGATGCGTTTGGCGCTATTTGGAGATTTGCATTTTTTTGATAACAAATTTGTGCAAGGAAATGAAGAACTGTTAAGGGCTAAAGAATGTTTCTATGAAAAATATTTGCAAAAGCTATTCGAAATCGAGGCGGATTTACACATCTCCCTTGGCGACTTGACCCACATGGGAACGGAGGCAGAATTCGAAAACGTATATCAGTATATTTGTAGCTCCGGTGTATCGTTTCGACAAGTACTAGGGAATCACGATGCATATGAATTACCTAAAACAAAACTTCAATCTTTGATTGATCAACCATTAAACGATGTATTTGAAACAAGTGAAGCCCTGTTCGTGTTTGTTGATTCTACTAGAGAAATGGACCCGCAAGATTATAGCGGTCATCTTAATCCGGAACAATTGGAATGGTTGGAGGCACAAATGCTCGTTTCTCCATCTAAGCCAATCTTGGTTTTTGCCCATCATCCCCTATATAACACGACAACCGGGTCACTGGATGAGAAGATGCATATTGATCCTACGATTGATATGCGAGCCATATTACAAAAAAGACAAGGAAACTGTTTTTACTTCAACGGCCACAATCACGTACACTCCATTGTAAAGGAAGGGCAATGGAACTTTATTCAAACTGCTGCAGGCTTGTGTCATCCTTCCATACGCATCGTGGAAATCGATAAGTCTGAAGTTCGCACCCGAATTGTAGCCATCGAGGATGAAGAATTAGTAAGAGCTGCGCAGGTTTTATATGAAAAATTACCTCTGTATCATCGGCCATTAAATGCATATGGGCAAAACGCGGATCGGGATCAAATCATGATGTTTTAG
- a CDS encoding glycoside hydrolase family 43 protein, whose amino-acid sequence MSKTFVNPLLVHGADPWMYKHEDGSYYFMVTRRNRLDLWRSDNITNIANGDKKTIWIPEETGINSNNLWAPEIHYINKKWYVYYTANDGGGDSTRKIFVLENEEEDPFEGTWTDKGFINTEYAGLDGTVFEHMGSLFFLYAGYGHFPEYGSAIYMAKMINPWTLEGENVLLSAPTDPWELQGGMAINEGPVILKNNGKIFLVFSASTCWSDDYSLGLLTCSEQDNLMNPKSWIKTESPVFQKSLENEVFGPGHNSFVKSPDGKEDWIIYHAISVSGAGSAHRSTRAQKFGWDEQGNPDFGIPVPIDQPIDVPSGE is encoded by the coding sequence ATGAGCAAAACTTTTGTGAATCCATTACTAGTGCATGGCGCGGATCCTTGGATGTATAAACATGAAGATGGAAGCTATTATTTCATGGTTACAAGAAGGAATCGTCTAGACCTATGGAGATCAGACAATATTACGAATATCGCCAACGGTGACAAAAAAACAATCTGGATCCCGGAAGAGACCGGAATTAACAGTAATAATCTTTGGGCTCCAGAAATTCATTATATTAACAAAAAATGGTATGTATATTATACGGCGAATGATGGGGGCGGGGACAGTACTCGTAAAATATTCGTCCTTGAGAATGAGGAAGAAGACCCTTTTGAAGGAACCTGGACGGATAAAGGATTTATTAATACAGAATATGCAGGCTTGGACGGTACGGTATTTGAACATATGGGCAGTCTTTTTTTCCTATATGCAGGATATGGCCATTTTCCGGAGTATGGGTCTGCAATTTATATGGCAAAAATGATCAATCCTTGGACATTAGAAGGAGAAAACGTCCTGCTAAGTGCACCAACGGACCCTTGGGAATTGCAAGGTGGTATGGCGATTAATGAGGGCCCTGTCATTTTGAAAAATAACGGGAAGATTTTTCTTGTGTTCTCGGCTAGCACTTGTTGGTCTGATGACTATTCACTAGGTTTGCTGACGTGCTCTGAACAGGATAATTTGATGAATCCAAAATCTTGGATAAAAACCGAAAGTCCAGTATTCCAAAAGAGCTTGGAAAACGAAGTGTTTGGGCCAGGGCATAATAGTTTTGTTAAGTCACCTGATGGCAAGGAAGATTGGATAATCTACCACGCTATTTCAGTATCAGGAGCAGGAAGTGCGCATAGAAGTACTAGAGCACAAAAATTCGGATGGGATGAACAAGGTAATCCCGATTTCGGAATTCCGGTCCCAATCGATCAGCCAATTGATGTGCCTTCTGGCGAATAA
- a CDS encoding glycosyltransferase family 4 protein, which yields MKSRRKLKVWVMTNEFHPNIVGGLGIVATNLTKMLSKLDVEVMVLCSSDSKQLSFSNPNGRLRIVRIPKNLRYYSHHTRAFKASTVLRAAVAMGSGKPDLIHVHSTDFAAVALAAGSLYRIPIIYTCHSMASKGITSSSGKNQAKLFLTAKRIVVPSRWQANEIKRLNPRKQGSITVIPNGVKAKSKQTKGSPTKLLYVGRLLPSKGINPLIKAVALLNHNHKNVSLTIVGSGSVAYQNSLHALAKRYGIAERIHWIKKKPNDAVQRMYATYGAVVVPSKKESFCLVALEAMANGVPLVSTLSGGLKEFVNTRNAQVIHSVDSSTIADAIAALWKNPEKKKQRLTNAHSTAARYRWPSIARRYKSLYMKLRKVNSP from the coding sequence ATGAAAAGTAGAAGGAAACTTAAAGTATGGGTCATGACAAATGAATTTCATCCAAATATTGTTGGGGGACTCGGTATTGTCGCAACCAATTTGACTAAAATGCTGAGCAAGCTCGATGTAGAAGTTATGGTGTTATGCTCCAGTGACTCTAAGCAACTTTCGTTTTCAAACCCTAACGGCAGACTGCGAATCGTTAGGATTCCCAAAAACTTACGTTACTATAGTCATCACACTCGAGCGTTCAAAGCTAGTACCGTTCTGCGGGCTGCAGTAGCCATGGGCTCCGGCAAACCAGACCTCATTCATGTTCATAGTACGGATTTCGCTGCAGTTGCTTTGGCAGCAGGAAGCTTGTACCGTATTCCTATTATTTATACATGCCATTCAATGGCTTCAAAAGGAATCACTTCATCATCAGGAAAAAACCAAGCCAAACTGTTTCTCACCGCGAAACGGATCGTCGTTCCGAGCAGGTGGCAAGCAAATGAAATCAAGCGGCTGAATCCACGTAAACAAGGCAGTATAACCGTCATTCCTAACGGTGTGAAAGCCAAGTCGAAGCAAACTAAAGGTTCTCCTACCAAATTGCTCTATGTCGGAAGACTTCTTCCTTCGAAAGGCATTAACCCCTTAATCAAAGCTGTTGCTTTGTTAAACCACAATCACAAGAATGTTAGTTTAACAATCGTCGGAAGCGGCTCAGTGGCTTATCAAAATAGTCTACATGCCCTCGCAAAGCGATATGGCATTGCTGAACGCATTCATTGGATTAAAAAGAAACCGAACGATGCGGTACAGCGGATGTACGCTACTTATGGGGCCGTTGTTGTTCCGAGCAAAAAAGAGTCGTTCTGCCTTGTCGCGCTCGAAGCGATGGCAAACGGTGTACCACTTGTATCCACATTGTCTGGCGGGCTAAAGGAATTTGTGAACACTCGGAATGCCCAAGTTATTCATTCCGTTGATAGCTCCACTATCGCCGATGCAATTGCAGCGCTGTGGAAAAATCCGGAGAAGAAAAAGCAGCGTCTGACCAACGCCCATTCGACTGCCGCTCGTTATAGATGGCCTTCAATCGCTCGCCGCTACAAATCACTATATATGAAACTGAGGAAGGTGAATTCGCCTTGA
- a CDS encoding phosphotransferase, which produces MSEQPISSIAERFGIKASRIKKIRKGVYRVVTPSGKIFSLKRMPKQLARLQWTDRVLRRVQNSGPLLAWRNPQMPEGRRLYVISQKGEPYVLTPWISGREPSPRSLSDMRACGVALAQFHLAGRTGLKGKIAHSRIGSWHSTLRYRQRNLQKKITKAIRNGFSPPINRFVQQHRSEILHYSSQAGALLRSSGYRAYCRSPRQNGVLSHGDGGPSNFILNKKGTYLIDFETLHVDLRAYDLFRVIYNSCKDYNWNFAIAKAILTGYRKVAKLSKTDYELIQVWLRFPYTTYLVLSPFERFPLTTSWLQWALASERKIGSFLQKLDNYAAKHSQ; this is translated from the coding sequence TTGAGTGAGCAACCGATTTCTAGTATCGCAGAACGATTTGGAATAAAGGCAAGCAGAATAAAGAAAATTCGGAAAGGAGTTTATCGGGTTGTAACACCTAGCGGGAAAATATTCAGCTTGAAACGAATGCCAAAGCAGCTTGCGCGTTTGCAGTGGACCGATCGAGTACTGCGACGTGTCCAAAATAGCGGACCACTTCTTGCTTGGCGCAATCCACAAATGCCAGAAGGACGAAGGCTTTATGTAATCTCGCAAAAAGGAGAGCCTTACGTACTTACACCATGGATCTCAGGGAGAGAGCCTTCTCCCCGTTCTTTAAGCGATATGCGAGCATGCGGCGTCGCCTTAGCACAATTTCATTTGGCTGGACGTACCGGACTTAAAGGTAAAATCGCTCATAGCAGGATCGGATCATGGCACTCTACTCTTCGTTATCGGCAACGGAATCTACAAAAAAAGATTACCAAGGCGATTAGAAATGGTTTCAGTCCTCCGATTAACCGCTTTGTACAACAGCACCGCTCGGAAATTTTGCATTATTCGAGCCAAGCGGGAGCGCTGCTGCGAAGCAGCGGATATCGAGCTTATTGCCGTAGTCCACGCCAAAACGGAGTACTATCACACGGCGATGGAGGGCCCAGCAATTTTATTCTAAATAAAAAAGGAACATATCTTATCGACTTCGAAACGCTGCACGTCGATTTGCGCGCCTATGACCTGTTTCGAGTCATCTATAATTCGTGCAAAGATTACAATTGGAATTTCGCGATTGCTAAAGCTATTCTGACAGGTTACCGCAAGGTAGCGAAACTGAGTAAAACCGATTATGAACTTATTCAAGTCTGGTTACGGTTTCCGTACACTACGTACTTGGTGCTATCTCCTTTTGAGAGGTTTCCTTTAACTACAAGCTGGTTGCAATGGGCGCTTGCATCAGAAAGGAAAATCGGCTCGTTCCTGCAAAAACTCGACAATTATGCCGCGAAGCATAGCCAATAA
- a CDS encoding carbohydrate ABC transporter permease translates to MKTINKGIWLHLPMMALAVACVLPFLLLVISSISDESSILRQGYTFFPDQLGLGAYSYLWDHSEQLARAYGITVFITVFGTAASLLMTSMLAYPMSRQGVPLRNGIAFFVFFTLLFNGGLTPTYLVYVQYFDIKNTIMALIVPGLLMNGFNVLLMRTFFMTTIPPALIEAAQIDGSGEFKIFWKIIVPLSMPIVATVGLIQTIIYWNDWFNGMIYVTDSRLFSVQNILNRMLTDIQFLTESKFSAQLGEAGANLPSTTVKMAIAVIGVLPIMVMYPFFQKYLIKGITIGAVKG, encoded by the coding sequence ATGAAAACGATCAACAAGGGAATATGGCTTCATCTTCCGATGATGGCCCTGGCGGTGGCCTGCGTGCTGCCGTTCCTGCTGCTTGTAATCTCATCGATCTCCGATGAGAGCTCAATTCTGCGGCAGGGATATACCTTCTTTCCGGATCAATTGGGATTGGGCGCTTATAGCTATCTATGGGATCACTCGGAGCAGCTCGCCCGTGCTTATGGGATCACAGTGTTTATTACGGTCTTCGGCACGGCAGCAAGTCTGCTGATGACCTCGATGCTTGCTTACCCAATGTCCAGACAGGGAGTACCTTTACGTAACGGAATTGCATTTTTTGTATTTTTCACGCTGCTATTCAACGGTGGACTTACACCAACCTACTTGGTTTATGTCCAATACTTCGATATTAAAAACACCATAATGGCCTTGATCGTACCAGGCTTGCTCATGAATGGCTTTAATGTGCTCCTAATGCGGACATTCTTCATGACGACGATCCCGCCGGCACTTATCGAGGCGGCGCAAATCGACGGATCAGGAGAATTCAAAATATTCTGGAAAATAATTGTGCCGCTATCGATGCCGATTGTAGCTACAGTAGGTTTGATTCAGACGATTATTTATTGGAACGATTGGTTTAATGGGATGATCTACGTGACTGATTCCAGGCTGTTCAGCGTACAGAACATATTGAATCGAATGCTAACCGACATCCAGTTTCTGACGGAGAGCAAGTTTAGTGCTCAGCTAGGTGAGGCTGGAGCTAACTTGCCGAGTACGACGGTGAAGATGGCGATTGCTGTGATCGGTGTTCTGCCGATTATGGTGATGTATCCCTTTTTCCAAAAGTATCTTATCAAGGGGATTACGATTGGTGCAGTGAAGGGGTAA